From Nicotiana tabacum cultivar K326 chromosome 15, ASM71507v2, whole genome shotgun sequence, the proteins below share one genomic window:
- the LOC142169655 gene encoding uncharacterized protein LOC142169655, with the protein MRNGKHSVSLPLWSSWRTLWRELHCNKGNGSRLFWPTLYKDARAYVAACDKCQRESNISNREKMSLNSILLYEIFDVWGIDFMDPFPLSVAIGYVSKWVEAIPTRTNDARVVCEFLRKNIFTHFGTPRVIINDNGSHFVNKQFAALLSKYEVTHKTGTPYHAQTSGKVKVANCELKRILQKMVSASCKDWSVKLEEALWAYRTAFKTTIGTSPFKLVYGKSCHLSVEIEHKAYWQIKMLNLDLSLAGEHMLAQMNALEEFRLDAYENT; encoded by the coding sequence ATGCGAAATGGAAAGCATTCTGTCTCATTGCCACTATGGAGTAGCTGGAGGACACTATGGCGAGAATTGCACTGCAACAAAGGTAATGGAAGCCGGCTGTTTTGGCCTACTTTGTACAAAGACGCGAGAGCGTACGTAGCTGCATGTGACAAGTGTCAAAGGGAAAGTAATATTAGCAATAGGGAAAAAATGTCTCTCAACTCCATTCTGTTATATGAAATTTTTGACgtttggggcattgacttcatggaTCCATTCCCATTGTCAGTAGCCATTGGCTACGTCTCTAAGTGGGTCGAAGCAATCCCTACTAGGACCAATGATGCTCGGGTGGTGTGTGAATTCTTAAGGAAAAACATCTTTACCCACTTCGGGACACCTAGAGTGATTATCAATGATAATGGGTCACACTTTGTGAATAAGCAGTTTGCTGCACTGCTGTCCAAGTATGAGGTCACACATAAAACGGGAACCCCGTACCATGCCCAGACTAGTGGTAAAGTCAAAGTGGCTAACTGTGAACTTAAACGTATTCTTCAAAAGATGGTTAGTGCTTCTTGTAAGGATTGGTCGGTAAAgttggaagaagctctatgggcgtACAGAACTGCGTTCAAAACAACCATAGGGACTTCACCATTCAAACTAGTGTATGGGAAATCTTGTCACCTATctgttgagatagaacataaagcttattggcaAATTAAGATGCTTAATCTTGATCTTAGTCTTGCAGGTGAACACATGTTGGCGCAGATGAATGCTTTGGAGGAGTTTAGACTGGACGCGTATGAAAATACAtga